DNA from Polycladomyces zharkentensis:
CGGACCATCGCTGTCAACGCTTCGGGAATATGAGTCTGGATCCGCTCCAGTTCCACCATCATTACAGGTGCGCGGCTGATCGGATCTCGCAGTTGATTGCCGGTGTCGATCAAGCCGACGCATTCCAACCGGTGTTCGCCGATCCAGATCGCCACTGGTGTCAAATAAGAATGAATCTCTTGCCGTTGTTGCAAAGAGCGGAACGATACGCGTGCATACAACCACACAAACGGAAAGCTGACCAATACAAACAGCCAGGAGACCGGTGAACCCCAGCCGGTGGATTGGGACAGAAAGATCCCACCGGCCACCGTTCCCTCTCCCGTCATGACATAGTGAAGCGCGAACATGCCACCTCCAATGACAAACGAGGTGGTGTAAAAGACACCCAAACTGCGTGCAAACGCAACCGGGGTGGAAAAACCAAATGTCACGCCCACCATGAAAATGGAAAACAACACTTTTGCCGGAAAGGTATAGGTGAAAGCAAATTGCGGCCACAAATGCAGGATGGAATACACCGCCCCGAGCAGGGCGCCGCAACTCATCCTCCAGAATGGAACCCGCTGTCTGCGGATGGCCGAGGTCAACAGCAACAATGTAAAATCAATAAACAGGTTGAGGAGGAAGACCATGTCCGCATAGATGACCATGTCTTCATCCCCTCTCGTCCAATGTGAAAACAGTATATACTAATTCATATTTCAAAGTCTGTTGAAACTTGCCTCCCGCAGTTCACTTTTTTCGTCGAATAATAATAAGAATCACGGAACATTCAATGGGAGAAGGCGAAAACTGTCGGAGGATTTGGTTGTCGGCATTGCGAAATGATTCAGGTGAAAGAAGGGGGGAATCTCATGCGGTCATTCGCCGGACGGGTCGCACTGGTGACGGGCGGCGGTTCGGGTATCGGCCGCGCTACCGCCTTGGCTTTTGCACGAAA
Protein-coding regions in this window:
- the spoIIGA gene encoding sigma-E processing peptidase SpoIIGA, giving the protein MVIYADMVFLLNLFIDFTLLLLTSAIRRQRVPFWRMSCGALLGAVYSILHLWPQFAFTYTFPAKVLFSIFMVGVTFGFSTPVAFARSLGVFYTTSFVIGGGMFALHYVMTGEGTVAGGIFLSQSTGWGSPVSWLFVLVSFPFVWLYARVSFRSLQQRQEIHSYLTPVAIWIGEHRLECVGLIDTGNQLRDPISRAPVMMVELERIQTHIPEALTAMVRTKAWHQHWNFLPAEWMTRVRLVPFRGVAAQGEMMVTLKPDRVEIRQQQDWVAVGKVLVGLDPGRLSSDGTYQAIIHPSCLPQTG